The following DNA comes from Thermus oshimai DSM 12092.
AGCGGGGCCTGGGAGCCCGGGAGATCGCCGAGCTCACCGGCCACACCCCTCGCTGGGTCCACGCCACCGTCAAACGGTATAACGAGGGGGGACCGGGGGCTCTGGCCGATTTCCGCCACAGGAACCCCGGGGCCAAGCCCA
Coding sequences within:
- a CDS encoding helix-turn-helix domain-containing protein, producing the protein MTVADHLTFQELKERVKKEKDPVARLRFLAVYHAKRGLGAREIAELTGHTPRWVHATVKRYNEGGPGALADFRHRNPGAKP